The following proteins are co-located in the Flectobacillus major DSM 103 genome:
- a CDS encoding alpha/beta fold hydrolase, producing the protein MKANFNLSNNRKLGFRASLFVSALFSMLVLSVAINAQTKRVPGGLGREEYIEVEKNVKLHVTDLGEGPVVVLIHGWPLGDAMYEYQYQYLVQRNYRVIGITLRGFGKSDKPYGKYNYDVYADDIKVILDKLNIQNATLGGFSMGGAISIHYTAKYKAAHINKLVLFGAAAPIWTKKENVDGLIELSRENRPQLLENFGKIFGATETAVSPALGAWLGAINMEASPYATTQSLIALRDADLREDLDKIKVPTAIFHGTKDKICDFSLAEQMHAGIKNSYIVKFENSGHALFIEELPKFNTELLAFLKK; encoded by the coding sequence ATGAAAGCAAATTTTAACCTCAGCAACAACCGTAAATTAGGCTTTAGAGCTAGCCTTTTCGTTTCAGCTCTTTTTTCGATGTTAGTATTATCGGTTGCTATCAATGCACAAACCAAGCGTGTGCCTGGCGGTTTAGGACGAGAAGAATACATTGAGGTAGAAAAGAATGTAAAGCTCCATGTTACCGACTTGGGTGAAGGCCCCGTTGTGGTATTAATTCATGGATGGCCACTTGGCGATGCCATGTACGAGTATCAATATCAATATTTAGTTCAAAGAAATTACCGAGTAATCGGCATTACACTCAGAGGGTTCGGTAAGTCGGATAAACCCTATGGAAAGTATAATTATGATGTATACGCCGACGATATTAAGGTGATTTTGGACAAACTCAATATCCAAAATGCTACTTTAGGTGGTTTTTCGATGGGTGGAGCTATATCTATTCATTATACAGCCAAGTACAAGGCCGCTCATATCAATAAACTGGTTTTGTTTGGAGCAGCAGCACCTATCTGGACCAAAAAAGAGAATGTAGATGGACTAATAGAGTTAAGCAGAGAAAATAGACCACAATTATTAGAAAACTTTGGTAAAATATTTGGTGCTACCGAAACCGCCGTTTCGCCTGCATTGGGTGCTTGGTTGGGGGCTATCAATATGGAAGCTTCGCCTTATGCTACCACTCAAAGCCTAATTGCGTTAAGAGATGCAGACCTACGAGAGGACTTAGATAAAATTAAAGTTCCTACTGCTATTTTTCATGGTACAAAAGACAAAATTTGTGACTTTAGTTTGGCTGAACAAATGCACGCAGGCATCAAAAATTCGTATATCGTA
- a CDS encoding Dabb family protein, giving the protein MFVHIVNFWLKPDLSTEDRQKFIEGVSSLGTINGLVTFNIGTPAATDRPVIDKSYDFNLLTVFNNIEGHDAYQIDPIHLKFVEECNHLWDRVLIYDAESI; this is encoded by the coding sequence ATGTTTGTTCATATTGTAAATTTCTGGTTAAAACCAGATTTGTCTACCGAAGACCGTCAAAAATTTATTGAGGGTGTAAGTTCTTTGGGTACTATCAACGGTTTAGTAACGTTTAATATAGGAACACCCGCAGCAACCGACCGCCCTGTGATTGATAAAAGCTATGATTTTAACCTTTTAACAGTTTTTAACAACATAGAAGGACACGATGCGTACCAAATTGACCCAATCCACCTTAAATTTGTGGAAGAATGTAACCACCTCTGGGACAGAGTGCTAATTTATGATGCAGAAAGTATTTAA
- a CDS encoding NUMOD1 domain-containing DNA-binding protein produces MEKKPRIISKSKALQLGDFSGYPFMNTSLVNLEGEEWIGIPQFDECFMVSNMGRVKALPRLIISVDGHKPYYTKERIFSQYITGTLNNHTNDYTFQLSVHIRYEGLSCILQVNRLVYDCFVKKLNYDTDKLKIIHKDGDNLNNKIANLEASNSTYIFYDQVKKERRSLKSKSVIVQKHSKAVIQYNLQGEVLNHFPSICAAAEATQLLRSNIKDVLKKKHIQLKGFVFRYETDPYQGENASFSKTKKVNQYTIEGTLLKTYNSVSGASYATGITADSISKCALLKSKFASGFVWRYEGDIYEGNFTRRALKVSVCQYTKSGEFIGKFPSITLAAKSLGLNDSSIRDCLKGQSKTCGGYVWRRENQPYEGEHKDFSKTKAVVKLDRSGNILDIFPSIVAAAETIGLTPDAIQKNVTGKNYTAGGFVWRYATAEESTAQPEYIAPKPTKVSITAIAVVQYTKDGTKVASYDSITEASEKTGIGMPTIRNFIDNPTHTYGSFIWRRKGDEYKGELENVIRENDAKIVTQYDLNGKKIKVFASVYVASKAMKYSSSWISQVASGKLKVAHGYIWQYGDGPEEIDIEAYRADTNLHIDKTRKTVSCYDLSGNKITSYNSITKASQEKLTTLNKVGAVVNGRTKSTQELIWIYGDGPDKIDTEVYFLNGEIRAI; encoded by the coding sequence ATGGAAAAAAAGCCAAGAATCATTTCAAAAAGCAAAGCCCTTCAATTGGGCGATTTCTCAGGTTATCCTTTCATGAATACCTCTCTAGTGAATCTTGAAGGCGAAGAATGGATAGGTATTCCTCAATTTGATGAATGTTTTATGGTATCTAATATGGGACGTGTCAAAGCATTGCCACGTCTCATTATTTCAGTTGATGGACACAAACCATACTATACCAAAGAACGTATATTCTCTCAATATATAACAGGCACGCTTAATAATCATACCAACGATTATACTTTTCAATTAAGTGTTCACATACGTTATGAAGGTTTAAGTTGTATACTTCAAGTAAACAGATTAGTATATGACTGTTTTGTAAAAAAGCTAAACTATGATACCGATAAACTAAAAATTATTCATAAAGATGGAGATAACCTTAACAACAAAATAGCAAATTTGGAAGCCAGCAATAGTACGTATATTTTTTATGATCAAGTTAAAAAGGAAAGAAGATCTCTGAAAAGTAAGTCAGTAATCGTACAGAAGCATAGTAAAGCTGTGATACAGTATAATTTACAAGGAGAGGTACTTAATCATTTTCCGAGTATCTGTGCTGCCGCAGAGGCTACCCAACTTTTACGAAGTAATATTAAAGATGTTTTAAAGAAGAAACATATTCAGTTGAAGGGTTTTGTATTTCGTTATGAAACAGACCCGTATCAAGGAGAAAATGCCAGTTTTTCAAAGACCAAAAAAGTAAATCAATATACAATAGAAGGAACACTACTCAAAACCTATAATTCAGTATCAGGGGCATCTTATGCAACAGGCATTACCGCAGATAGTATTTCTAAATGTGCTTTACTCAAGAGTAAATTTGCAAGTGGTTTTGTATGGCGATACGAAGGCGATATTTACGAAGGCAATTTTACCCGTAGAGCCTTAAAGGTTTCGGTTTGTCAATATACCAAATCAGGGGAGTTTATAGGTAAATTTCCCTCTATAACCTTGGCCGCCAAATCCCTTGGATTAAATGACTCTTCTATACGAGATTGCCTAAAAGGACAAAGTAAAACTTGTGGTGGTTATGTATGGCGAAGAGAAAATCAACCCTACGAAGGCGAGCATAAAGATTTCAGCAAAACAAAAGCCGTTGTAAAATTAGACCGCTCAGGAAATATTTTGGATATTTTTCCTAGCATAGTAGCAGCGGCCGAAACGATAGGCCTAACCCCCGATGCTATTCAAAAAAATGTAACTGGCAAAAATTATACCGCAGGAGGTTTCGTTTGGCGGTATGCTACGGCAGAAGAAAGTACAGCCCAGCCCGAATATATTGCTCCGAAACCTACCAAAGTAAGTATTACGGCTATAGCTGTAGTACAATATACGAAAGATGGAACAAAGGTAGCCTCTTACGATTCTATCACAGAAGCCTCCGAAAAAACAGGAATCGGTATGCCAACTATTCGAAACTTTATTGATAACCCCACACATACCTATGGGTCTTTCATCTGGAGAAGGAAAGGGGATGAATACAAAGGAGAATTAGAAAATGTTATTCGAGAGAATGATGCTAAAATCGTAACTCAGTATGATTTAAACGGAAAAAAAATAAAAGTGTTTGCCAGTGTCTATGTTGCCTCAAAGGCGATGAAATACTCCTCTTCATGGATAAGCCAAGTAGCAAGTGGTAAATTAAAGGTGGCACACGGTTATATTTGGCAATATGGCGATGGCCCTGAAGAAATAGATATAGAAGCCTATAGGGCAGACACGAATTTGCATATAGATAAAACCCGTAAAACGGTGAGCTGTTATGACTTATCGGGTAACAAAATTACCAGTTACAATAGTATCACCAAAGCCAGCCAAGAAAAGTTAACAACCTTAAACAAGGTAGGAGCAGTTGTAAATGGCAGAACTAAATCTACCCAAGAGCTAATTTGGATATACGGTGATGGCCCCGATAAGATCGATACAGAGGTTTATTTTTTAAATGGTGAAATAAGAGCCATTTAA
- the dapA gene encoding 4-hydroxy-tetrahydrodipicolinate synthase, which produces MRPKFHGVAPALVTPMFEDGSIDYDGLKALIHHVSDGGVDYLVVQGTTGESATTSKEEKKRILDFIKENNYKNLPIVYGVGGNNTPEVVKYLQEVDLSGVDAILSVCPYYNKPGARGVIAHYTAIADASPVPVIMYNIPGRTGINMSAATTLTLAQHPNIIGIKEASCIIEQCMEINKDKPEDFLLISGDDVQGVPIIACGGVGVMSVIANAVPAKFTQMIHAALDGDFKTARTTLGDFLAIDPLLYEEGNPVGVKKILEIKGISGSDVRLPLVKASEELGQRMQVILAKDHLL; this is translated from the coding sequence ATGAGACCAAAATTTCATGGTGTAGCTCCCGCATTAGTAACCCCAATGTTTGAGGATGGGAGTATCGACTACGATGGATTAAAAGCTTTAATTCATCATGTAAGCGACGGAGGAGTCGATTATTTAGTTGTTCAAGGTACTACTGGCGAATCAGCTACAACATCTAAGGAAGAAAAGAAGCGTATTCTGGACTTCATCAAAGAAAACAACTACAAGAATCTTCCAATCGTTTACGGAGTAGGTGGTAACAATACGCCAGAAGTGGTTAAATATTTACAAGAAGTAGATTTGTCGGGTGTCGATGCTATTCTTTCGGTATGCCCTTACTACAACAAGCCAGGGGCAAGAGGCGTAATTGCACATTATACTGCTATTGCCGATGCTTCGCCTGTGCCTGTAATTATGTATAATATTCCGGGGCGTACGGGTATCAATATGTCGGCTGCTACTACATTGACATTGGCACAGCACCCCAATATTATTGGCATCAAAGAAGCCTCATGTATTATTGAACAATGCATGGAAATTAATAAAGATAAGCCAGAGGATTTCTTGTTGATTTCGGGCGACGACGTGCAGGGTGTACCTATTATTGCTTGTGGAGGCGTAGGCGTAATGTCGGTAATTGCCAATGCTGTTCCGGCTAAATTTACACAAATGATTCATGCTGCCTTAGACGGTGACTTCAAAACAGCACGAACAACCCTCGGCGACTTCTTGGCAATAGACCCGCTTTTGTATGAAGAAGGAAACCCTGTAGGCGTGAAAAAAATCCTTGAAATTAAAGGGATTTCAGGCTCGGATGTTCGTTTACCATTGGTAAAAGCTTCTGAAGAACTTGGCCAAAGAATGCAAGTTATACTAGCAAAAGACCATTTATTATAA